In one Drosophila pseudoobscura strain MV-25-SWS-2005 chromosome X, UCI_Dpse_MV25, whole genome shotgun sequence genomic region, the following are encoded:
- the LOC4814619 gene encoding apoptosis regulatory protein Siva: MQQAQSVKRSRSPTEDTLNNNKIQSKVLVTQKISDASDPEKMKQVHEKTRKLLFAGAVAAAAASSSSDGTPANGATTNAGNGTNAPSTGQHMLYGITGNGNISIRNMAIDIVNPRLERKRSRCCQRQTLIHDRCGNCTDYLCEECGYSCRECSKFICRACVTVFGNHFDEADDPLCERCQMYNA; encoded by the exons ATGCAGCAGGCCCAATCAGTGAAACGTTCCCGTTCGCCCACTGAAGATACTTTGAACAATAATAAAATTCAAAGCAAGGTTCTAGTCACACAGAAAATAAGCGACGCTTCTGATCCGGAAAAAATGAAGCAAGTTCATG AAAAAACTAGAAAGCTGTTGTTTGCAGGCGccgttgctgcagctgcagcatctTCGAGCTCTGACGGAACTCCGGCTAACGGTGCCACCACCAATGCTGGAAACGGTACAAACGCTCCATCGACTGGGCAACATATGCTATATGGAATCACAGGCAACGGCAACATTTCAATTCGTAACATGGCGATTGATATCGTAAATCCTCGCCTGGAGCGCAAGCGCTCACGCTGCTGCCAGCGTCAGACCCTAATACACGACCGTTGTGGCAACTGCACTGATTACTTGTGCGAAGAGTGCGGCTACTCCTGCCGCGAGTGTTCCAAGTTCATTTGCCGCGCATGCGTTACTGTATT TGGTAATCATTTCGATGAGGCCGATGACCCGTTGTGCGAGCGATGCCAAATGTATAATGCTTAG
- the ebo gene encoding exportin-6-A isoform X2, translated as MHAASMSTVEVLLHEFYQPTTSNARKREIETNLLAFKSQPEAWQLCLRVATAGNSFTDNQFLWFFSTSTLEHTITRRWAQLTPSDRAQLRETLWNTYAQLGMLNGARRHRDTLAQLIALMGKREFPEQDPNYMQHCMELTKTRFALGINLLRVTSEEVVSNRGDLTTEWKQYFYSCISMCIPDVMDLVTKYLLIAVCHINGKDIQSTIPNTLMDFSLTSALPNDNQLSSSILELLGCVQHLVSWIRTELISEYFLMSILDLSQWRPANEPISLAALSVLNELLYLQKPLPYAGTLMGGVSSLLEQHNVNKQQSEMYSDKFRELLRLYTTKYAGKLMQEPEVLETFLNQLYGCTTELHGALDFTEKLDIWSPIIKAIAQQPAKITRFNHVFTQLVDEIMRRTQFEANKPELEVLDNELMEDDTPTTEWQQFLDQCFECLALLASTRGAHIVFAQVFAHWSRPQMYLMSLEHALDHGSSRSYEAARKLKHANVGEILRDFATVCQAVVRLAPLMDTSTAAPGVADEMEAQLQMLSDSLLQTLQLLASNRIGGTDMDKATFQTDLDNLYAQVLLAIRSIFPLSKAMSSEELLHRLFAILGSIFAFNNSLSAASPIVQQAASELLLFISTVIRPKCLLDIPQIQSLLQAGPRLGTQLPRQVCINVHISLVSYMVLPWKCVPEQQQDYQRRQWMLREYIQGLAQNFLELDLSLAGESKVTATTLTLLGTFTSLIEYFKATGGNAKDMLASTFKPILNKALTIFNSYGLSSIAMAITVAEFSLSMLRSLPTHLGAQFIKEMITLFISVSSREQLTLSRLAVMEKILQMFKLIVEQPGSASLGLLPSILDFSTQQILPLLQQQNAATDSSEITSLLYALFDSVLTCKWQFFYKNQLSNGHSGGASGGGSNNFNCSDNLHPAHFMAILNAYGQMLVSGTDPSNVRSVLFSMQNVNERSRLYQRALFKEQLLASFQRALLNLLLSGEGSLHFDMIAQALYAMGQVDRRQLLESFAHASLPVAQTVLEEICQTSDIPTFTQRLTQLMQDAHCVHLSETT; from the exons atg CATGCTGCATCCATGTCGACGGTGGAGGTGCTGCTGCACGAGTTTTATCAGCCAACGACGAGCAATGCACGCAAACGTGAAATTGAGACCAATCTGTTGGCCTTCAAGTCGCAGCCGGAGGCATGGCAGCTGTGCCTGCGTGTGGCCACCGCCGGCAACAGCTTTACGGATAACCAGTTCCTCTGGTTCTTCAGCACCTCCACGCTGGAGCATACGATAACGCGTCGCTGGGCCCAGCTAACGCCCTCGGATCGAGCACAGTTGCGCGAAACTCTGTGGAACACCTACGCCCAGCTAGGCATGCTGAATGGGGCGCGACGGCATCGAGATACGCTGGCGCAGCTAATTGCACTGATGGGGAAACGTGAGTTTCCCGAACAAGATCCAAACTACATGCAGCATTGCATGGAGCTGACAAAGACCCGCTTTGCCCTTGGGATCAATCTGTTGCGCGTCACGTCCGAGGAGGTGGTGAGTAATCGCGGCGACCTGACCACCGAATGGAAACAGTACTTCTACTCCTG CATTTCCATGTGTATACCCGATGTAATGGACTTAGTCACCAAATATTTACTAATCGCCGTCTGCCACATCAACGGCAAAGACATCCAATCGACCATACCAAACACCCTCATGGACTTTAGTCTAACCTCAGCGCTGCCAAATGACAATCAACTAAG TTCCTCTATTTTGGAGCTTCTCGGCTGTGTGCAACATTTGGTCTCCTGGATACGCACTGAACTGATCTCGGAGTACTTCCTCATGAGCATACTCGATCTATCACAATGGCGACCCGCCAACGAGCCCATCTCCTTGGCCGCCCTCTCAGTGCTGAACGAGCTGCTCTACCTGCAGAAGCCGCTACCCTATGCAGGTACCCTGATGGGCGGCGTTAGCAGTCTACTGGAGCAGCACAACGTCAACAAGCAGCAGAGCGAGATGTACAGCGACAAGTTTCGGGAACTATTGCGCCTCTACACCACGAAGTATGCGGGAAAGCTGATGCAGGAGCCGGAGGTGCTCGAGACATTTCTTAATCAGCTTTACGGCTGCACCACAGAAT TGCATGGCGCTCTGGACTTTACGGAGAAACTGGACATCTGGTCGCCGATTATTAAGGCTATTGCCCAGCAGCCGGCGAAGATAACGCGCTTTAATCATGTGTTCACCCAACTGGTCGATGAGATCATGCGACGCACACAGTTCGAGGCGAATAAGCCCGAGCTAGAGGTGCTGGACAACGAGCTCATGGAGGATGAT ACCCCCACCACCGAGTGGCAGCAGTTCCTTGATCAATGCTTCGAGTGCCTCGCCCTCTTGGCAAGCACCCGGGGCGCTCACATTGTCTTCGCACAAGTCTTTGCCCACTGGTCGCGTCCGCAGATGTATCTAATGTCGCTGGAGCATGCCCTTGACCATGGCAGCAGTCGCTCCTATGAGGCCGCCCGAAAGCTGAAGCATGCCAATGTAGGCGAGATTCTGCGCGATTTTGCCACCGTCTGCCAGGCGGTGGTGCGTTTGGCCCCGCTAATGGACACATCGACGGCCGCTCCGGGTGTGGCCGACGAGATGGAGGCCCAGCTGCAAATGCTCTCCGACAGCCTGTTGCAGACGCTGCAGCTTTTGGCCAGCAATCGCATCGGGGGAACAGATATGGACAAGGCCACCTTTCAGACTGATTTGGATAACCT CTACGCTCAAGTTCTGCTGGCCATACGCAGCATCTTCCCGCTGTCGAAGGCGATGAGCAGTGAGGAGCTGCTGCATCGCCTCTTCGCCATATTGGGCAGCATCTTTGCCTTCAATAACTCGCTGTCGGCCGCCTCGCCCATTGTGCAGCAGGCGGCCAGCGAACTGCTGCTCTTCATCTCAACTGTGATACGGCCCAAGTGCCTGCTGGATATTCCGCAGATCCAGAGCCTGCTGCAGGCGGGGCCTCGTCTGGGCACTCAACTGCCGCGCCAGGTCTGCATCAATGTGCACATCAGTTTAGTGAGCTATATGGTGCTGCCCTGGAAGTGTGTgcccgagcagcagcaggactaCCAGCGGCGCCAGTGGATGCTGCGCGAGTACATCCAGGGCCTGGCCCAGAACTTTCTCGAGCTGGATCTGAGCCTGGCTGGCGAAAGCAAGGTGACGGCCACCACGCTCACTCTGCTTGGCACATTCACATCACTCATCGAGTACTTCAAGGCCACCGGTGGGAATGCCAAGGACATGTTGGCCAGCACTTTCAAG CCCATCCTTAACAAGGCTTTGACGATCTTCAACAGCTATGGCCTGAGCAGCATTGCCATGGCCAtcacggtggccgagttcaGCCTGAGCATGCTGCGCTCGTTGCCCACTCACCTGGGCGCCCAGTTCATCAAGGAGATGATCACCCTGTTTATCAGTGTCAGCAGCAG ggaacaaCTGACGCTGAGCCGCCTGGCTGTGATGGAAAAGATTCTGCAAATGTTTAAGCTCATTGTGGAGCAGCCGGGCAGCGCCTCGTTGGGTCTGCTGCCCTCGATTCTGGACTTTAGCACACAGCAGATACTGCCGTTGCTGCAGCAACAGAATGCGGCCACCGATAGCAGCGAGATTACCAGCCTACTCTACGCCCTGTTCGACAG CGTGCTTACCTGTAAGTGGCAGTTCTTCTACAAGAACCAACTGTCAAACGGTCATAGTGGTGGCGCAAGTGGTGGCGGCTCgaacaatttcaattgcagCGACAATCTGCATCCGGCGCACTTTATGGCCATACTGAATGCCTACGGTCAGATGCTGGTCAGCGGCACAGATCCCAGCAACGTGCGCAGCGTGCTCTTCTCCATGCAGAATGTGAACGAGCGCAGTCGTCTGTACCAGCGAGCCCTGTtcaaggagcagctgctggcctcGTTTCAGCGGGCCCTGCTCAATTTGCTGCTGAGTGGCGAGGGTAGCCTGCACTTTGATATGATTGCCCAGGCGCTGTATGCCATGGGCCAGGTGGATCGCAGACAGTTGCTCGAGAGTTTTGCCCATGCCTCGCTACCGGTGGCACAGACAGTGCTCGAGGAGATCTGCCAGACAAGT GACATTCCAACGTTTACGCAGAGACTCACGCAATTGATGCAGGATGCCCACTGTGTGCATCTCAGTGAGACAACGTAG
- the ebo gene encoding exportin-6-A isoform X1, giving the protein MHAASMSTVEVLLHEFYQPTTSNARKREIETNLLAFKSQPEAWQLCLRVATAGNSFTDNQFLWFFSTSTLEHTITRRWAQLTPSDRAQLRETLWNTYAQLGMLNGARRHRDTLAQLIALMGKREFPEQDPNYMQHCMELTKTRFALGINLLRVTSEEVVSNRGDLTTEWKQYFYSCISMCIPDVMDLVTKYLLIAVCHINGKDIQSTIPNTLMDFSLTSALPNDNQLSSSILELLGCVQHLVSWIRTELISEYFLMSILDLSQWRPANEPISLAALSVLNELLYLQKPLPYAGTLMGGVSSLLEQHNVNKQQSEMYSDKFRELLRLYTTKYAGKLMQEPEVLETFLNQLYGCTTELHGALDFTEKLDIWSPIIKAIAQQPAKITRFNHVFTQLVDEIMRRTQFEANKPELEVLDNELMEDDVCLSIQSHSIQLIQLILSPPLVGQTPTTEWQQFLDQCFECLALLASTRGAHIVFAQVFAHWSRPQMYLMSLEHALDHGSSRSYEAARKLKHANVGEILRDFATVCQAVVRLAPLMDTSTAAPGVADEMEAQLQMLSDSLLQTLQLLASNRIGGTDMDKATFQTDLDNLYAQVLLAIRSIFPLSKAMSSEELLHRLFAILGSIFAFNNSLSAASPIVQQAASELLLFISTVIRPKCLLDIPQIQSLLQAGPRLGTQLPRQVCINVHISLVSYMVLPWKCVPEQQQDYQRRQWMLREYIQGLAQNFLELDLSLAGESKVTATTLTLLGTFTSLIEYFKATGGNAKDMLASTFKPILNKALTIFNSYGLSSIAMAITVAEFSLSMLRSLPTHLGAQFIKEMITLFISVSSREQLTLSRLAVMEKILQMFKLIVEQPGSASLGLLPSILDFSTQQILPLLQQQNAATDSSEITSLLYALFDSVLTCKWQFFYKNQLSNGHSGGASGGGSNNFNCSDNLHPAHFMAILNAYGQMLVSGTDPSNVRSVLFSMQNVNERSRLYQRALFKEQLLASFQRALLNLLLSGEGSLHFDMIAQALYAMGQVDRRQLLESFAHASLPVAQTVLEEICQTSDIPTFTQRLTQLMQDAHCVHLSETT; this is encoded by the exons atg CATGCTGCATCCATGTCGACGGTGGAGGTGCTGCTGCACGAGTTTTATCAGCCAACGACGAGCAATGCACGCAAACGTGAAATTGAGACCAATCTGTTGGCCTTCAAGTCGCAGCCGGAGGCATGGCAGCTGTGCCTGCGTGTGGCCACCGCCGGCAACAGCTTTACGGATAACCAGTTCCTCTGGTTCTTCAGCACCTCCACGCTGGAGCATACGATAACGCGTCGCTGGGCCCAGCTAACGCCCTCGGATCGAGCACAGTTGCGCGAAACTCTGTGGAACACCTACGCCCAGCTAGGCATGCTGAATGGGGCGCGACGGCATCGAGATACGCTGGCGCAGCTAATTGCACTGATGGGGAAACGTGAGTTTCCCGAACAAGATCCAAACTACATGCAGCATTGCATGGAGCTGACAAAGACCCGCTTTGCCCTTGGGATCAATCTGTTGCGCGTCACGTCCGAGGAGGTGGTGAGTAATCGCGGCGACCTGACCACCGAATGGAAACAGTACTTCTACTCCTG CATTTCCATGTGTATACCCGATGTAATGGACTTAGTCACCAAATATTTACTAATCGCCGTCTGCCACATCAACGGCAAAGACATCCAATCGACCATACCAAACACCCTCATGGACTTTAGTCTAACCTCAGCGCTGCCAAATGACAATCAACTAAG TTCCTCTATTTTGGAGCTTCTCGGCTGTGTGCAACATTTGGTCTCCTGGATACGCACTGAACTGATCTCGGAGTACTTCCTCATGAGCATACTCGATCTATCACAATGGCGACCCGCCAACGAGCCCATCTCCTTGGCCGCCCTCTCAGTGCTGAACGAGCTGCTCTACCTGCAGAAGCCGCTACCCTATGCAGGTACCCTGATGGGCGGCGTTAGCAGTCTACTGGAGCAGCACAACGTCAACAAGCAGCAGAGCGAGATGTACAGCGACAAGTTTCGGGAACTATTGCGCCTCTACACCACGAAGTATGCGGGAAAGCTGATGCAGGAGCCGGAGGTGCTCGAGACATTTCTTAATCAGCTTTACGGCTGCACCACAGAAT TGCATGGCGCTCTGGACTTTACGGAGAAACTGGACATCTGGTCGCCGATTATTAAGGCTATTGCCCAGCAGCCGGCGAAGATAACGCGCTTTAATCATGTGTTCACCCAACTGGTCGATGAGATCATGCGACGCACACAGTTCGAGGCGAATAAGCCCGAGCTAGAGGTGCTGGACAACGAGCTCATGGAGGATGATGTATGTTTGTCCATTCAATCCCATTCAATCCAATTGATCCAACTGATTCTTTCTCCTCCCCTGGTGGGACAGACCCCCACCACCGAGTGGCAGCAGTTCCTTGATCAATGCTTCGAGTGCCTCGCCCTCTTGGCAAGCACCCGGGGCGCTCACATTGTCTTCGCACAAGTCTTTGCCCACTGGTCGCGTCCGCAGATGTATCTAATGTCGCTGGAGCATGCCCTTGACCATGGCAGCAGTCGCTCCTATGAGGCCGCCCGAAAGCTGAAGCATGCCAATGTAGGCGAGATTCTGCGCGATTTTGCCACCGTCTGCCAGGCGGTGGTGCGTTTGGCCCCGCTAATGGACACATCGACGGCCGCTCCGGGTGTGGCCGACGAGATGGAGGCCCAGCTGCAAATGCTCTCCGACAGCCTGTTGCAGACGCTGCAGCTTTTGGCCAGCAATCGCATCGGGGGAACAGATATGGACAAGGCCACCTTTCAGACTGATTTGGATAACCT CTACGCTCAAGTTCTGCTGGCCATACGCAGCATCTTCCCGCTGTCGAAGGCGATGAGCAGTGAGGAGCTGCTGCATCGCCTCTTCGCCATATTGGGCAGCATCTTTGCCTTCAATAACTCGCTGTCGGCCGCCTCGCCCATTGTGCAGCAGGCGGCCAGCGAACTGCTGCTCTTCATCTCAACTGTGATACGGCCCAAGTGCCTGCTGGATATTCCGCAGATCCAGAGCCTGCTGCAGGCGGGGCCTCGTCTGGGCACTCAACTGCCGCGCCAGGTCTGCATCAATGTGCACATCAGTTTAGTGAGCTATATGGTGCTGCCCTGGAAGTGTGTgcccgagcagcagcaggactaCCAGCGGCGCCAGTGGATGCTGCGCGAGTACATCCAGGGCCTGGCCCAGAACTTTCTCGAGCTGGATCTGAGCCTGGCTGGCGAAAGCAAGGTGACGGCCACCACGCTCACTCTGCTTGGCACATTCACATCACTCATCGAGTACTTCAAGGCCACCGGTGGGAATGCCAAGGACATGTTGGCCAGCACTTTCAAG CCCATCCTTAACAAGGCTTTGACGATCTTCAACAGCTATGGCCTGAGCAGCATTGCCATGGCCAtcacggtggccgagttcaGCCTGAGCATGCTGCGCTCGTTGCCCACTCACCTGGGCGCCCAGTTCATCAAGGAGATGATCACCCTGTTTATCAGTGTCAGCAGCAG ggaacaaCTGACGCTGAGCCGCCTGGCTGTGATGGAAAAGATTCTGCAAATGTTTAAGCTCATTGTGGAGCAGCCGGGCAGCGCCTCGTTGGGTCTGCTGCCCTCGATTCTGGACTTTAGCACACAGCAGATACTGCCGTTGCTGCAGCAACAGAATGCGGCCACCGATAGCAGCGAGATTACCAGCCTACTCTACGCCCTGTTCGACAG CGTGCTTACCTGTAAGTGGCAGTTCTTCTACAAGAACCAACTGTCAAACGGTCATAGTGGTGGCGCAAGTGGTGGCGGCTCgaacaatttcaattgcagCGACAATCTGCATCCGGCGCACTTTATGGCCATACTGAATGCCTACGGTCAGATGCTGGTCAGCGGCACAGATCCCAGCAACGTGCGCAGCGTGCTCTTCTCCATGCAGAATGTGAACGAGCGCAGTCGTCTGTACCAGCGAGCCCTGTtcaaggagcagctgctggcctcGTTTCAGCGGGCCCTGCTCAATTTGCTGCTGAGTGGCGAGGGTAGCCTGCACTTTGATATGATTGCCCAGGCGCTGTATGCCATGGGCCAGGTGGATCGCAGACAGTTGCTCGAGAGTTTTGCCCATGCCTCGCTACCGGTGGCACAGACAGTGCTCGAGGAGATCTGCCAGACAAGT GACATTCCAACGTTTACGCAGAGACTCACGCAATTGATGCAGGATGCCCACTGTGTGCATCTCAGTGAGACAACGTAG
- the Cyp4g1 gene encoding cytochrome P450 4g1, protein MTVDTVQETLQHAATSTSGLGFSPMLTTLVGTIVALGLYEYWRRNTREYRMVANIPSPPGLPLLGQAHMVAGLSNAEILNVGLGYLNKYGETMKAWLGNVLLVFLTNPNDIELILSGHQHLTKAEEYRYFKPWFGDGLLISNGHHWRHHRKMIAPTFHQSILKSFVPTFVDHSKSVVGRMGLETGKSFDVHDYMSTTTVDILLSTAMGVKKLPEGNKSFEYAQAVVDMCDIIHKRQVKLLYRLDSIYKFTKLREKGDRMMNIILGMTSKVVKDRKQNFQEESRAIVDEVQAVSTPATKKEGLRDDLDDIDENDVGAKRRLALLDAMVEMAKNPDIEWNEKDIIDEVNTIMFEGHDTTSAGSSFALCMMGIHKDIQEKVFAEQKAIFGDNMLRDCTFADTNEMKYLERVILETLRLYPPVPLIARRLDYDLKLASGPYTVPKGTTVIVLQYCVHRRADIYPNPTKFDPDNFLPERMANRHYYSFIPFSAGPRSCVGRKYAMLKLKVLLSTIVRNYIVHSTDTEADFKLQADIILKLENGFNISLEKRKYATVA, encoded by the coding sequence ATGACAGTGGACACGGTGCAGGAGACGCTGCAACATGCGGCCACATCGACATCGGGACTCGGCTTCAGCCCCATGCTCACCACCCTGGTGGGCACCATAGTGGCCCTGGGATTGTACGAGTACTGGCGCCGGAATACACGGGAGTACCGCATGGTGGCCAACATACCGTCGCCGCCAGGATTGCCGCTGTTGGGACAAGCTCACATGGTCGCTGGCCTGAGCAATGCTGAGATCTTGAATGTGGGACTCGGCTACCTGAATAAGTATGGCGAGACGATGAAGGCTTGGCTGGGCAATGTCCTCCTTGTCTTCCTCACCAATCCCAACGACATTGAGCTGATCCTGAGCGGGCACCAGCATTTGACCAAGGCCGAGGAGTATCGCTACTTCAAGCCATGGTTCGGCGATGGCCTGCTGATCAGCAACGGACACCACTGGCGCCACCATCGCAAGATGATTGCCCCCACCTTCCATCAGAGCATTCTGAAGAGCTTTGTGCCCACCTTTGTGGACCACTCCAAGTCGGTTGTGGGTCGCATGGGCCTCGAGACCGGCAAGTCCTTTGATGTGCACGACTACATGTCCACCACCACCGTCGACATCCTGCTCTCCACCGCCATGGGTGTGAAGAAGCTGCCCGAGGGCAACAAGAGCTTCGAGTATGCCCAGGCCGTGGTCGACATGTGTGACATCATCCACAAGCGCCAGGTCAAGCTTCTGTACCGTCTGGATTCGATCTATAAGTTTACCAAGTTGCGCGAGAAGGGCGACCGCATGATGAACATCATTCTGGGCATGACCAGCAAGGTGGTGAAGGACCGAAAGCAAAACTTCCAGGAGGAGTCGCGCGCCATTGTCGACGAGGTGCAGGCTGTTTCGACACCGGCCACCAAGAAGGAGGGACTTCGCGACGATCTCGATGACATCGATGAGAACGATGTCGGCGCCAAGCGCCGTCTGGCCCTCCTCGATGCCATGGTCGAGATGGCAAAGAACCCCGACATTGAGTGGAACGAGAAGGACATCATCGATGAGGTGAACACGATTATGTTCGAGGGTCACGATACCACCTCGGCCGGCTCCAGCTTTGCCCTCTGCATGATGGGCATCCACAAGGACATCCAGGAGAAGGTCTTTGCCGAGCAGAAGGCCATCTTTGGCGACAACATGCTGCGCGACTGCACCTTTGCCGACACCAACGAGATGAAGTACCTGGAGCGCGTCATTCTCGAGACTCTGCGCTTGTACCCCCCAGTACCCCTGATCGCTCGCCGCCTTGACTACGATCTCAAGCTGGCCAGCGGCCCCTACACCGTACCCAAGGGCACCACCGTCATCGTCCTGCAGTACTGCGTGCACCGTCGTGCCGACATCTATCCCAACCCGACCAAGTTCGATCCGGACAACTTCCTGCCCGAGCGCATGGCCAACAGGCACTACTACTCGTTTATTCCGTTCAGTGCCGGACCCCGCAGCTGTGTGGGCCGCAAGTACGCGATGCTCAAGCTGAAGGTACTGCTCTCCACCATCGTGCGCAACTACATTGTCCACTCAACCGATACGGAGGCGGACTTCAAGCTGCAGGCCGACATCATTCTCAAGCTCGAGAATGGCTTCAACATCTCCCTGGAGAAGCGCAAGTACGCGACTGTCGCTTAG